A region of the Actinomycetes bacterium genome:
TCCTCGGTTCTGCTCATTGCCGCCTCCCTTGCTGGGCGAGTTCGTCGGCGTAGACCCGGGTGTCGATGGCGTCCAGCACGGCCAGCCGCGCGTGGTCGACCGTCCAGGCGGCGAACTCGATCGCGTCGGCGGCGTCAGCTTCCGTCCCATCTGCCTGGCGGGCGGCAAGCTTGGCATCCCGCTGGTCGGCCCGCCTGTCCATCTTCGCTTCGAAGTCGTCCAGCTTGGCGGCGGCGTCGGCCTTCATCTGGGCCCACTTGCTGCGGGCACTGGCCGCGGCCTCACCGACCTGCTGCCCGGCGTCCATGGCGGCCAGGTCCACGTCCACCTTGGCCTGGTCGATACGCTGGCGCAGCTGCTCACGGGACTCCGACACAGCCGCCTGGGCCGCCGCCTTGGCATGGGCGGCACGTTGCTGGAGATCGTCGAGCTTCGCGGAGAAGTCCATGGGTCCCCCTCGGTAGGTCCCCTCGGTAGGCGACTACAAGCATCGTTGGCGTCGGCCGGCGTTCGCATCTGCCGGTGGCCAGCGCGACTGGCCAGTCGCGGCCTCGCGGCGCGCCGACCAGGACGCCGGCTGGAGCGCGAAGCTCTGTAATGCCGCCTGCGGCCCCTTTGGCCGGGCCGCGTAAAGGCAGCGAATGGCTCCGCTAGCTCGGGTCGAAGCCGGCGTTGGTGAGCATCCGACGCAGGTCAACGATCAGCTGTCGGTCGAGGTCCTTGTCGTCTGGCGGCTGCAGGACCTGGGTCTCGCCGCCGAGCTCGACCTTGACCTTGCCGTTGGGCTCCTGGGTTGTCGTTCCGACGGCCTCCAGAAGCGACAGCACCTGGCGCCACTCG
Encoded here:
- a CDS encoding type II toxin-antitoxin system HicA family toxin, with protein sequence MAADLNHHHRVTLEKIFSHPLSGNVEWRQVLSLLEAVGTTTQEPNGKVKVELGGETQVLQPPDDKDLDRQLIVDLRRMLTNAGFDPS